From Candidatus Methylomirabilota bacterium, a single genomic window includes:
- a CDS encoding GNAT family protein — protein MSAVAVTPARRVEPVILEGRHVRLEPLTPVHAPALVEAASGRRDSYGFTVVPGTLAEARTYIESALADQAAGRALPFATRSRAAGRVVGSTRFGNIEFWAWPADSPHARSDGTPDVVEIGWTWLAAGAQRTAVNTEAKLLMLTHAFESWRVRAVKLNTDARNARSRAAIERIGARFDGVLRAHRPASDGGIRDTAAFSLLAEEWPAARAKLRARLTEGHHTP, from the coding sequence ATGAGCGCCGTCGCCGTCACGCCGGCGCGCCGCGTGGAGCCGGTCATCCTCGAGGGGCGGCACGTGCGGCTGGAGCCCCTGACGCCGGTGCACGCCCCGGCCCTCGTCGAGGCGGCGAGCGGGCGGCGCGACTCGTATGGCTTCACGGTGGTGCCCGGGACCCTCGCGGAGGCGCGGACCTATATCGAGAGCGCCCTCGCCGACCAGGCGGCCGGCCGCGCGCTGCCGTTCGCGACGCGGTCCCGCGCCGCCGGGCGCGTCGTCGGGAGCACGCGCTTCGGCAATATCGAGTTCTGGGCGTGGCCGGCGGACAGCCCGCATGCCCGGTCCGACGGCACGCCCGACGTCGTGGAGATCGGGTGGACGTGGCTGGCCGCGGGCGCCCAGCGCACCGCGGTCAACACCGAGGCCAAGCTCCTCATGCTCACGCACGCGTTCGAGAGTTGGCGCGTGCGCGCGGTCAAGCTCAACACCGACGCGCGGAATGCGCGCTCGCGCGCCGCCATCGAGCGGATCGGCGCCCGCTTCGACGGGGTGCTCCGCGCGCATCGCCCCGCATCGGACGGCGGCATCCGCGACACCGCGGCCTTCTCCCTCCTCGCCGAGGAGTGGCCGGCGGCGCGCGCCAAGCTCCGTGCACGGCTCACCGAAGGCCACCACACACCGTAG